Proteins from a single region of Raphanus sativus cultivar WK10039 unplaced genomic scaffold, ASM80110v3 Scaffold2548, whole genome shotgun sequence:
- the LOC130505743 gene encoding G-type lectin S-receptor-like serine/threonine-protein kinase At4g11900 has product MNTLKGKKLFFISTYGFLMMFLPLQVSYSSDTILTNQSLSGFETIVSRNGVFELCLFSPGYCYCKAYAYNGDRCLIWTSDDIFNLQQLDANNSEGRTFYVRLFYSDSISKDISNEGRRNHHEVGPVLFAVLVPLIGVATLSISLYCYYFSSPPRSKRAQKDKEQSKKILEGGIIDGEDNDGGQMLHITLHDLMAATNGFSEENKLGEGGFGPVYKGNLPNGIDVAIKRLSHKSSQGLIEFKNEVVLIIKLQHKNLVKLLGYCVDGEEKLLIYEYMSNKSLDALLFDTLKSKELDWEKRMKIIIGTTKGLQYLHEDSRLKIIHRDLKASNILLDDEMTPKISDFGTARIFGCKQIDDSTQRIVGTFGYMSPEYALGGMISEKSDIYSFGVLLLEIVSGKKATRFVHDRTHSIIAYAWGSWCDTKGVSIIDESLGDSYSLKEVMRCVHIALLCVQDHPKDRPTISQIVYMLSNDHDLRVPIQPTFTNVLNCNQVLPPSDYVFSINEATQSTMEGR; this is encoded by the exons ATGAACACCTTAAAGGGGAAGAAGCTGTTCTTCATATCCACCTACGGATTCTTGATGATGTTCTTGCCTCTACAAGTTTCTTATTCAAGTGACACAATATTAACAAATCAGtctctttcaggatttgagacCATTGTCTCGAGGAATGGGGTCTTCGAACTCTGTCTCTTCTCACCAG GCTACTGTTACTGCAAGGCCTATGCATACAATGGAGACCGGTGCTTGATTTGGACCAGTGATGACATCTTTAATCTGCAACAACTTGATGCAAATAACAGCGAGGGTAGGACGTTTTATGTCAGGCTTTTTTACTCGGACAGCATCTCAAAGGACATCTCAAACGAAG GAAGAAGAAATCATCATGAAGTCGGACCCGTCTTGTTTGCCGTTTTAGTACCATTAATAGGAGTAGCTACACTATCCATTAGTTTGTATTGTTACTACTTTTCATCTCCACCAAGAAGCAAAAGAGCGCAAAAAG ACAAAGAACAGAGTAAAAAGATACTTGAAGGAGGCATAATTGATGGAGAAGATAATGATGGAGGACAGATGTTACACATTACTTTGCATGATCTAATGGCTGCAACAAATGGTTTCTCAGAGGAAAACAAGTTAGGAGAAGGTGGTTTTGGTCCGGTCTACAAG GGAAATCTACCAAACGGCATTGATGTGGCGATCAAAAGGCTATCTCATAAGTCAAGCCAGGGTCTGATAGAGTTCAAGAACGAAGTGGTTTTGATCATAAAACTTCAACATAAGAACCTTGTGAAGCTTTTAGGATATTGCGTGGATGGAGAGGAGAAACTCCTTATCTACGAGTACATGTCTAATAAGAGCCTTGATGCTTTACTCTTTG ACACTCTTAAAAGCAAGGAACTGGATTGGGAGAAGcgtatgaaaataataattgggACGACAAAAGGACTTCAGTATCTGCATGAGGACTCACGTCTCAAGATCATCCATAGAGATCTTAAGGCAAGCAACATTCTTCTCGACGATGAGATGACTCCTAAGATCTCCGATTTTGGAACCGCTAGGATCTTTGGTTGCAAACAGATCGATGACAGCACCCAAAGAATTGTCGGAACATT CGGCTACATGTCACCGGAATATGCCTTAGGCGGAATGATTTCAGAGAAATCGGATATTTATAGCTTTGGAGTATTGCTTTTAGAGATCGTATCAGGCAAAAAGGCAACGAGGTTTGTTCACGACAGAACACACAGCATTATCGCTTAT GCATGGGGATCTTGGTGTGATACAAAAGGTGTAAGCATCATAGATGAATCTCTGGGAGATTCATATTCTTTAAAAGAAGTGATGCGGTGCGTTCACATCGCTCTTCTTTGCGTTCAAGATCATCCTAAAGACAGACCCACGATTTCACAAATTGTTTATATGCTGAGCAACGATCACGATCTCAGGGTTCCAATACAGCCAACATTCACAAACGTTTTGAACTGCAATCAGGTGTTACCACCATCTGACTATGTATTCTCTATTAACGAAGCTACGCAATCAACAATGGAAGGACGATGA
- the LOC130505744 gene encoding pentatricopeptide repeat-containing protein At1g11630, mitochondrial-like produces MASLLRILTSEPLAHNVNQLRFISTASSLLTSLTTNHKKSRHVLSLLRTENNPDRILEICRSASLSPHHNHHLHRVAFSLAVATLSSQKHLSAVSHLLDGFINSQPHPRSESSAVRAIILYGRANMLDRSLQTFHNLERYEIQRTVKSLNALLLACLTARDYEEAKRVYSETPRKYGIEPDLETYNRIVKALCESNSTSSSYSIVAEMERRRVKPRASTFGLMIAGFYKEGKYDEVRRVLRLMREFGVHVGIATYNIMVRCLCEGKRSREAKALLCGVVSSRMRPNSETYSILIRGFCGEGDLDEAMGVFEVMVKSGCKPGSECYFGLIRCLCERGEFETALVLCKESMEKNWVPSFSVMRWLVHGLVGCDKVDEAREVIALVKEKFSRNVDLWNEVEAELP; encoded by the coding sequence ATGGCGTCTCTCCTCCGCATCCTAACATCCGAACCTCTCGCTCACAACGTGAACCAACTCCGATTCATCTCAACCGCTTCATCCCTCCTCACCTCACTCACCACCAATCATAAGAAGAGCCGGCACGTTCTCTCCCTCCTCAGAACCGAGAACAACCCAGATCGAATCCTCGAAATCTGCAGATCCGCTTCCCTCTCCCCTCACCACAACCACCACCTCCACCGCGTCGCCTTCTCCCTCGCGGTCGCCACACTATCCAGCCAGAAACACCTCTCCGCCGTGTCCCACCTCCTCGACGGGTTCATCAACAGCCAACCTCATCCCAGATCCGAGAGCTCCGCCGTCCGCGCGATCATCCTCTACGGCCGAGCGAACATGCTCGATCGGTCTCTACAGACATTCCACAACCTCGAGAGGTACGAGATCCAGAGAACGGTGAAGTCGTTGAACGCTCTGTTACTCGCTTGCTTGACGGCGAGAGATTACGAGGAAGCGAAACGAGTCTACTCCGAAACGCCGAGGAAGTACGGCATCGAGCCTGATCTCGAGACTTACAACCGAATCGTCAAAGCGTTATGCGAATCGAACTCGACGAGCTCGAGTTACTCAATCGTCGCGGAGATGGAGAGGAGGCGAGTGAAGCCGAGAGCTTCCACCTTCGGGTTGATGATCGCTGGGTTTTATAAGGAAGGGAAGTACGACGAGGTGAGGAGAGTGTTGAGGTTGATGAGAGAGTTTGGAGTTCACGTGGGTATCGCGACGTACAATATTATGGTTCGGTGTTTGTGCGAGGGGAAGAGAAGTAGAGAAGCTAAAGCGTTGCTCTGTGGAGTTGTGTCGAGTAGGATGAGACCGAACTCGGAGACGTATTCGATTTTGATTCGTGGGTTTTGCGGTGAGGGGGATTTGGATGAGGCGATGGGTGTGTTTGAGGTTATGGTGAAGAGCGGGTGCAAGCCGGGTAGTGAGTGTTACTTTGGTTTGATACGTTGTTTGTGTGAAAGAGGAGAGTTTGAGACGGCTTTGGTGCTTTGTAAGGAGAGTATGGAGAAGAATTGGGTTCCGAGTTTCAGTGTCATGAGGTGGCTTGTTCATGGACTGGTTGGTTGTGACAAGGTTGATGAAGCTAGAGAGGTGATTGCGCTTGTGAAAGAGAAGTTTTCTAGAAATGTTGACTTGTGGAACGAAGTTGAAGCCGAGTTGCCTTAG